In Bacillus sp. FJAT-45037, the following are encoded in one genomic region:
- a CDS encoding purine-nucleoside phosphorylase, with translation MINKTALQEAASFLTEKVGTTPTIGLILGSGLGVLAEEIENPVKIPYNEIPNFPVSTVAGHAGQLVIGQLEGKQVVAMQGRFHYYEGYSMDVVTFPVRVMKEIGVKQVIVTNAAGGVNESFDAGNLMIIRDHINNMNANPLIGPNDEAFGVRFPDMSSAYSEKLSALASEKAKALNIEVKEGVYVGNTGPSYETPAEVRMLRKMGADAVGMSTVPEVIVARHAGLEVLGISCISNMAAGILPQPLTHDEVIETTERVKSDFLSLVKSIVKEM, from the coding sequence ATGATAAACAAAACAGCATTACAAGAAGCAGCAAGTTTTTTAACTGAAAAAGTGGGTACAACACCAACCATCGGACTAATTTTAGGATCTGGATTAGGTGTGTTAGCAGAAGAAATCGAAAATCCAGTCAAAATTCCATACAACGAAATTCCAAACTTCCCGGTATCAACTGTGGCAGGACATGCAGGACAACTAGTAATCGGTCAACTAGAAGGAAAGCAAGTTGTCGCGATGCAAGGTCGATTCCATTACTATGAAGGTTACAGCATGGATGTTGTAACCTTCCCAGTTCGTGTTATGAAAGAAATCGGTGTAAAACAAGTCATCGTCACAAATGCTGCTGGTGGGGTAAACGAGTCATTCGATGCAGGAAACCTAATGATTATTCGCGACCATATTAATAACATGAATGCTAATCCATTAATTGGACCGAACGACGAAGCATTCGGTGTTCGTTTCCCTGACATGTCTAGTGCATATTCAGAAAAATTAAGTGCATTAGCGAGTGAAAAAGCAAAAGCATTAAACATTGAAGTAAAAGAAGGCGTATATGTCGGTAACACAGGTCCGTCTTATGAAACACCAGCAGAAGTGCGCATGCTTCGTAAAATGGGAGCAGATGCAGTTGGAATGTCAACCGTACCAGAAGTAATTGTTGCCCGCCATGCAGGCTTAGAAGTTCTTGGAATTTCTTGTATCTCAAACATGGCAGCAGGAATCCTTCCACAACCACTAACACATGATGAAGTCATAGAAACAACAGAACGAGTAAAATCCGACTTCCTATCACTAGTCAAATCAATCGTAAAAGAAATGTAA